In a genomic window of Microbacterium amylolyticum:
- a CDS encoding nucleoside hydrolase, with protein sequence MKTKIILDVDTGVDDAMAVLTAALSPETDLLACTTTWGNIDVDQAARNTAAVLQLAGRSDVPVSRGAAGPRDGSPAWYSHNVHGVDGQGGQADTSFVPELSGETAVETILRLTREHPGEIELVAVGPFTNIAAALDADPTLPERVRGVTVMGGAFLAPGNVTPVAEANVIHDPEAAQVMVDADWRVTFVGLDVTMTDMITEVQRERLAAGGEIGQYVARILDFYFDFYREVTGERCAGNHDALAVAVATGLVVPTLAPTVRMEIDDTHGPGRGQTIADLRPMTNGWKVLNGARHCAVLEIEPGFTDRMIDLLARS encoded by the coding sequence GTGAAGACGAAGATCATCCTCGATGTGGATACCGGCGTTGACGACGCCATGGCCGTTCTGACAGCAGCGTTGTCGCCCGAAACGGACCTGCTCGCGTGCACGACAACGTGGGGAAACATCGACGTTGATCAGGCGGCGCGCAACACCGCCGCCGTTTTGCAGCTCGCCGGACGCTCCGATGTTCCGGTCTCGCGCGGCGCCGCCGGGCCTCGCGACGGTAGCCCCGCCTGGTACTCCCACAACGTGCATGGCGTCGACGGCCAGGGCGGCCAGGCCGATACCTCGTTCGTTCCGGAGCTGTCCGGAGAGACCGCGGTCGAGACGATTCTGCGCCTGACGCGCGAGCACCCGGGCGAGATCGAGCTCGTCGCGGTTGGGCCGTTCACGAACATCGCGGCGGCGCTCGACGCCGACCCCACGCTGCCCGAGCGCGTGCGCGGCGTCACCGTGATGGGCGGCGCATTCCTCGCGCCCGGTAACGTCACGCCCGTCGCTGAGGCGAACGTCATCCACGACCCCGAGGCGGCGCAGGTCATGGTGGACGCCGATTGGCGTGTGACCTTCGTCGGCCTCGATGTGACGATGACCGACATGATCACCGAGGTACAGCGCGAGCGCCTTGCCGCGGGCGGAGAAATCGGCCAGTACGTCGCGCGGATTCTCGACTTCTACTTCGACTTCTACCGTGAGGTCACGGGGGAGCGGTGCGCCGGAAACCACGACGCGCTTGCCGTTGCCGTTGCCACCGGCCTTGTCGTTCCGACCCTCGCACCGACGGTGCGCATGGAAATCGATGACACGCACGGGCCAGGGCGCGGACAGACGATCGCGGATCTGCGCCCGATGACGAACGGCTGGAAGGTGCTGAACGGCGCCCGTCACTGTGCGGTTCTCGAGATCGAGCCCGGCTTCACCGACCGCATGATCGATCTGCTCGCGCGTTCTTAG